In one Gadus morhua chromosome 15, gadMor3.0, whole genome shotgun sequence genomic region, the following are encoded:
- the prokr1b gene encoding prokineticin receptor 1b has product MGDSNASLSTAVFNETGGLDGGHHPLLPAGEFDHILDTSYDTDYGVPPDEIPDTTQGQAFFVATILIGLVLVCIMAVCGLGNFLFIASLVRYKKLRNLTNLLIANLAVSDFIVAVVCCPFLLDYYVMKQLSWSHGPVLCASVNYLRTVSLYVSTNALLAIAVDRYMAIVHPLRPRMKHQTAYCLTLGVWIVPVIISIPSAYYSQTLYPHSSGGSRATHKVFCAQIWPVDQQAYYRTYFLFIFAVEFAVPVMVMVMCYVRISRELWFKSVPGFQTEQIKKRLRCRRKTVMVLIGILAAYVLCWAPYYAYTILRDFHPTVITRQRHSLVAFYVIECIAMSNSMINTFCFVSVKNNTVKYLKKIVLLRWRSTYAPSKAAEETDLRTCSMPVTEEEECIRLK; this is encoded by the exons ATGGGAGACTCCAATGCGAGCCTGTCGACGGCTGTCTTCAACGAGACGGGTGGTCTGGACGGAggccaccaccccctcctccctgccggGGAGTTCGACCACATACTGGACACCAGCTACGACACGGACTACGGAGTTCCCCCCGACGAGATCCCCGACACCACGCAGGGCCAGGCCTTCTTCGTGGCCACCATCCTCATCGGTCTGGTGCTGGTGTGCATCATGGCGGTTTGCGGCCTTGGGAACTTCCTCTTCATCGCGTCCCTGGTGCGCTACAAGAAGCTTCGCAATCTCACCAACCTGCTCATCGCCAACCTGGCCGTGTCGGACTTCATCGTGGCGGTGGTGTGCTGCCCCTTCCTCCTTGACTACTACGTGATGAAGCAGCTGTCCTGGAGCCACGGACCCGTGCTGTGCGCCTCCGTCAACTACCTGAGGACAGTGTCGCTGTACGTGTCCACCAACGCGCTGCTCGCCATCGCCGTTGACAG GTACATGGCTATTGTCCACCCTCTGCGTCCTCGCATGAAGCACCAGACGGCCTACTGCCTGACCCTGGGGGTCTGGATCGTCCCCGTCATCATCTCCATCCCCTCGGCCTACTACTCACAGACCCTGTACCCGCACAGCAGCGGCGGCAGCCGCGCCACCCACAAGGTGTTCTGCGCCCAGATCTGGCCGGTGGACCAGCAGGCCTACTACCGCACCtacttcctcttcatcttcgcCGTCGAGTTCGCAGTGCCGGTGATGGTCATGGTGATGTGCTACGTGCGCATCTCCCGCGAGCTGTGGTTCAAGAGCGTGCCGGGCTTCCAGACGGAGCAGATCAAGAAGCGGCTGCGGTGCCGCCGCAAGACGGTCATGGTGCTGATCGGGATCCTCGCGGCGTACGTCCTGTGCTGGGCGCCGTACTACGCCTACACCATCCTGCGGGACTTCCACCCCACGGTCATCACGCGCCAGCGCCACTCGCTGGTGGCCTTCTACGTCATCGAGTGCATCGCCATGAGCAACAGCATGATCAACACCTTCTGCTTTGTCAGCGTCAAGAACAACACGGTCAAGTACCTGAAGAAGATCGTGCTGCTGCGCTGGAGGTCCACCTACGCGCCCAGCAAGGCCGCGGAAGAAACCGATCTCCGGACTTGCTCCATGCCTgtcacagaggaggaagagtgcaTCCGGCTTAAGTAG